A stretch of DNA from Desulfosarcina ovata subsp. ovata:
GGCGAGGGCAAGGGGGCCGGGTTTCTCTCCAACATCAAGACCGTTCGCAACAGTTTCCGGATTTCCCTGGAAACCGCAGACGATCCGGAATTTTACCGCCTGCGCATGGTTCCCGACAAGGCATCGGCAGATCTCATTGAGGTCAAACTGGATGTGGCCCGGGAAAGTTTTGACGTGGTTCGGATCATCACCGTCAATGTCTACGGGGATGAAACCCGGATCGAACTGAAAAATGTCGACTTCACCGCGACGCCATCCGAATCGTTATTCCGCTTCGAGGCGCCGGCGGGCGCCGACGTCCTGCAGATGAATCCGTAACACCCGCGGCCGCAGCCGCAGCCGCCAAGCGATACGCCCCTAAAGGATCTATCCATGCAAACCAAAATCAGAAAGCTGCTCAAGGAAAACAACGCCGTCCTTCTGGCCCACAACTACGAGCCGCCGGAAATCCAGGCCCTGGCCGATATGTGCGGCGATTCGCTGGAACTGAGCATCCGTGCCGCCGATACCGATGCGGATGTGATCGTTTTCTGCGGGGTTCATTTCATGGCCGAAACCGCCTCGATCCTCTCTCCGCAGAAGACCGTGCTGCTGCCCCGTGCCGATGCCGGCTGCCCCATGGCCGACATGATCACCCCCATGGCCCTGAAGGCGCGACTGGCCGCCATACCCGCCATGCCGGTGGTGACCTATGTGAACTCGTCGGCGGCGGTCAAGGCCCTCTCCACCATCTGCTGTACTTCGGCCAACGCCATTGAAGTGGTCCAGAGCCTGACTGAAGATGAACTGCTCATGACGCCCGACCGCAACCTGGCGCAGAACACCGCCAGGCACACGGACAAGACCATTCACTTGTGGGATGGCTGCTGCCCCATCCATGACCGGCTCAGCGTGGCCGATGTCGAGGCGGCCCGCAAGGCCCATCCTGAAGCATTGTTTATTGCCCACCCCGAGTGCCGGCCCGAGGTGGTCGCCTTGGCCGACGCCGCCTTGAGCACCTCGGGCATGATGCGTTTTGCCGCCGAATCCGAGGCCAGCGAGTTTATCGTCGGCACGGAGGTGGGCCTGCTGCATCCGCTGGCACAGAAAAACCCGGGCAAGACCTTTTATCCGGCATCGGAAACGATGATTTGCCCGGACATGAAAAAGATCACGCCCCGGGATATTCTCACCTGTCTGGAGAACATGTCCGGCCAGGTCCGCGTGCCTGAGGAGATTCGCATACCGGCACTGGCCGCGGTGGAGCGGATGATTGCCCTGTCGCGCTGAAGCTGACGACAAAAACGCCGGCATCCCCCAAAAAGGGGCAACGCCGGCGTTTTTCAAACCCTCTGTTTTGCGGCACGATTACATATTGTCAACCATGTCGTCAGGAATATCCGCGTTGGTATAGACCTTCTGGACGTCGTCGCAGTCTTCCATGGCATCCATCAGTTTGAGCATGCGTTCGGCTTCGTTACCCGACAGCGGGCTCATGTTCTGGGGAAGCATGGTTACTTCTTCGTCACTGTAGGTGATCCCGGCACTGTCGAGGGCCGCCTGGACGGCCTCGAAATCTTCGGGGGCGGTGATGACTTCGAAGCAGTCATCGTCTTCGCGGACGTCTTCGGCACCGGCGTCAAGGGCGACTTCCATCAGCTTTTCTTCGTCTGCGTCTGCCTTGTCCACGTTGAAATAGCCCTTTTTGTCGAACATCCAGGCCACGCAGCCGTTTTCCCCCATGTTGCCGCCATACTTGTTGAAGATGTGGCGGATTTCGGCCACGGCGCGGTTTTTGTTGTCGGTCAGGGATTCCACGAGAATGGCGGTGCCGCCGGGACCGTACCCCTCGTAGGAGCTCTCCTCGTAGCTGACGCCTTCCAGTTCGCCGGTACCTTTCTTGATGGCCCGCTCAATGTTGTCCTTGGGCATGTTTTCCGCTTTGGCCGCGGCCACGGCGGTGCGCAGCCGTGGATTGGCCTCGATGTCGCCGCCGCCGGTACGGGCGGCAACGGTAATCTCTTTGATCAGTTTGGTAAAAATCTTTCCCCGTTTGGCATCCTGAGCACCTTTACGGTGTTTGATGGAAGACCACTTATTGTGTCCGGACATAGTTTCCTCCTGATTGGCGAATCCGAATGCTACGGTTCACATCGTCGTTATTTTTTCCCCAGGCCGATGACAAATACCTCCCGGCTGGCTTTTCGCGTACTTTTCGGCCGGAATGCCGCCTGCCGCTGGAAGCGCTGTTTCACGGCATCGGTAAACGTTTTGAAATCGTTGCCCTGAAAGATTTTGCAGACGAAGTGCCCACCCGTGACCAGGGTGTTGTCGGCAATGGCCAGGGCCGCCTCGCACAGCCCTACCGATCGGGCCTCGTCCACATGGCGGTTGCCCGTGGTGGCCGGTGCCATGTCGCTGAGTACCACATCGACCCGGGTCAGCGCCAGTCCGGCCAGGTGGCCTTCCAGGTCGGCCACGTCACCGGTGATCACGGTCACATGATCGGGCAGCGCGATGGTGACGGGGCTCAGGTCGATGCCCACCAGCCGGCCTTCGGGGCCGATCACCCTGGCGGTAAACTGCAGCCACGAGCCCGGTGCGCAACCCAGATCCAGAACCCTCGCCCCGCGATTGAGAATGCGGTGTTTTTTCTGGATCTCCTGAAGCTTGTACACCGAACGGGCCGCGAAGTGGTCCCGCTTGGCTTGGCGGGTGTAATGATCCGCCCACGGGTTCTGCTTCTTTTGAGATGATCGCTTCATATCTTTTCGACCGGTTCAAGTCAAGTCCAACCACCCGTTCAGGGCAATCTCAATCGTCAATATAATAAGTGTGTTGTCAATCCGAAAGGCGATGATACACCATCAGAACAAGAGCTCCACGGCCGCTGCCACCGTCGACACGCCCTCGAGATCGAGGCCTTCGGGCTGGCGTAACCGTTTCAGGCTGCCCAGCGGCACCACGCAACGGGTAAAGCCCATTTTCTTGGCCTCCAGGACACGGATTTCCAGGTTGCCCACGGCACGCACCTCGCCGGCCAGTCCGACTTCGCCGATCACCAGCGTGTCCTTGCGGATGGGGCGGTCCAGGAAACTGGAGGCCACCGCCGAGACAATCCCCATGTCCACGGCCGGCTCGACGATTTTGACCCCACCGGCCACATTCATGAAGATGTCGTGCCCCATCAGGTGCATGCCCAGCTGTTTCTCCATGACCGCCACCAACAGGGCCACCCGGTTGGCATCCAGACCGAGAATGGTTCGCCGGGGTGTTCCGAAGCTGGTGCTGGATGCCAAGGCCTGAAGTTCCACCAGGATCGGCCGGGTACCTTCCATACTGGCCGTGACCACCGAGCCGGCGGCGTTTTCCGGCCGTTCGGAGAGAAACACCGCCGACGGGTTGGCCACCTGGCACAGGCCGCGCTCTTTCATTTCGAAAACGCCGATCTCGTTGGTCGAGCCGAATCGGTTTTTCACCGCTCGCAGGATACGGAAAATGTGGTTGCGGTCGCCTTCGAAGTAGAGCACCGTGTCCACCATATGTTCCAGGAGGCGCGGACCGGCAATGGCTCCCTCCTTGGTCACGTGGCCTACCAGAAACGTGGGGATGCCGGTGCGCTTGGCCATGAGCATCAGCCGCATGGTCGATTCGCGGACCTGGCTCACACTGCCCGGTGCGGATGTGATTTCCGGGCTGAACATGGTCTGGATCGAATCCACCACCAGCACGTCGGGCTGTTCGCTTTCCACCATGGCCATGACCGCGTCGATATCGATCTCCGAAACCACCAGTAGGGTAGGAGACTGGGCCTCCAATCGGCGGCTGCGCAGGCGCAGCTGGCGAACCGACTCTTCACCGGAGACGTAAAGTACCTTGCGACCGGTGGCGGCCATGCCGTGCAGGGCCTGGAGCATCAGCGTCGATTTGCCGATGCCCGGGTCGCCGCCGATCAGAACCAGGGTGCCGGCCACCAGGCCGCCGCCCAATACCCGGTCAAACTCCTCGATGCCGGTTAAAAGCCGTTCCTCATCGACGATTTCGACAGCATCGATGGGAACCGGGCGATTGCCCCTGTCGGTCATGCGTTTGTTGCCGGGTGCCGGCGGTCGCCGGACCTCTTCGGCAAAGGTGTCCCATCCGCCGCATTCGGTGCAGCGGCCCAGCCATTTGGCGGATTCATATCCGCAGAACTGACAGACAAAAAGGGATTTGGCGGTTTTTCGTGCCATTTGGAAAACGTGCACCTTTATCAATTATCGACCGTATTAAATACAACGACGCCCATGATCGACTATCACGTCCGAACCCTCCTTTGCAACCACGCCACGGGTGCCATGCAGGGCAATCGCATGTAAACAAAATATCGGGAACCATTGTCGCAGACTATGTCATTTCCTGCAGCAAAAGCTGTGAATTGACGCATTTGCAGGAAGCTGTAGGAGTGGTCCATGACCGCGAAAAAAGAAATCAAGCTACATGCGATTGCCCTGGGGTGGCATGGAGGCCTATATGTCGGCGGCGATTGCCAACGGCCTGGATCCCATTTTATTCCCGGTGTCTTGGCGTGATGGAATCAATGCTGGATTATGACTACTTTGATATGGTATGTCATTTGGATCCGCCCAAAAAGTCCAACAACCGTCCATCGCCGGATGTGAACGACGGTTTCCATGTTTTTCTAACGGGAGCGGGCGCCGCTTTAGGCGATTGGCGGAAAAGAATGTCCCATATTGTGCCGGATTTTTTTCGTCTTCAAGGCGGCGCCAAGGTTGCGTACTTTACGTATTCGGCCTTGGCACCAACGCAGAAGACGGGAAAAAAGACAAGCCAGATGGGATATTCTTTGACAGAAATCGCCTTAAACCCGTTTAAGCGCTCAGGAGGTTAATCAGGATGTGTGACGATCAGCTGCTACATGCCAACCGACGATTCTCTTCCCGCGGGCTCGCGATCCTGGTGGTTCTGATTGCCGGACTGTTTGCCGGGGTCTTGGCCGCTGATGAAACCGAGATTTTTCAAACCCTCAAAAAGCGGCTGGTTGCCGATGGCTTCGAAAGCGGCCGCATCGATTCCATTTTTGCCAGCCCTGATGTCGCCTTCGAAAAAGGAGGCGTCAGCGCCTATTTCATGCACAACGAATCCAAGCTGAACTACAAGCAGTTCACGCGGCCATGGTCCATTGCCTCGGCCAAAAAGTACATGAATGCCCACCACTATGCCCTGGCCGCGGCCCAGAGAAAATACGGTGTGGACCAGGAAGTGATCACGGCCATCATTCTGGTGGAGACCAAACTGGGCACTTACACCGGCAACAAATCCGTCATCAATACCTTGTCGACCCTGTCGGCCATGGCCGAGGCGAGCCCGCGCCAGATCATCTGGGAGAACTTGCCCGATGACGAACGGAGGATGTCCCGCGAAGAGTTCGAGAAGAAGGCCGATCAGAAGGCCGGCTGGGCCTACCGGGAACTGAAAGCCTTTCTCGCCTACACGGAAAAAGAAAAAATGGATCCGACCGTCATCAAAGGCTCCTACGCCGGCGCCATGGGAATCTCCCAGTTCATGCCCAGCAACATCGGCCCGTACGGACAGGACGGTGATGCCGATGGCCGGGTGGATCTGTTCGTTCACGCCGACGCCATCTCCAGCATCGCTGCCTACCTGAAAAACTACGGCTGGAAACCGGGCATATCGCAAAAAGAGGCCTTCAAGGTGGTCTATCATTACAACCACAGCAAATATTACGTGAACACCATCCTGGAAATCGCGGACAAACTGAAAGGCTGAACCCTCATGAGTACCGGCATGGTTGTGGTGTTAACCGGCGTGGTCTTTTTCCTGCTGACCTGTGTCGCCATCCTGGACATCGCCCGTAAGGATTTCGGCTCGATCCAGATGAAGGCCCTGTGGGGGTTCCTCGTGGCCATGGTCCCTTTTATCGGTGTAATCATCTATTTTCTGATCGGTTACAAAAAAGGCAAACGGCCCGTTGCCGAAGGGCCGGCGGATTGATTTGCCGGAAATAGTGTTTGACAAAAAGGTATCTTTTCTATATTGATGCCTCTGTTTTTTTAGAAGGTCCCATCGTCTAGTGGTTTAGGACGCCGGCCTCTCACGCCGGTAACGCGGGTTCGAATCCCGCTGGGATCACCAAAGAAATCCAATAGGTTGGCGATTCTGATATTTGAAACCGCTCCTTGGACATAAATGTTGGACATAAAAACACCCTCAAAATTCACGTTTTGAGGGTGTTTTTATGTCCAGACGCCATCATTCTTAGCCCTCCCATTCCAAGTGTTTGATTTGATTGAATCCGTCCATCAACCCTCTGGACGTAAATTTCGGACATAACACAAAGCATTAGTTTGGTGGAAATTCATCGTCTCCTGACGGGTTAAACGTCATTTGGAGCGATTTTCAGTTTGCTCATAAAATCGTAGTCGTGGGCGGTAATGCTATTTCAGCGGTCCTCTCGGGTATGCCAAAGTCTCAGCACGTAGATAATCGAATCCTGAATCTCATAGCGGACTTCGTAGTTCTTGACCAGAATCCTCCGTACCTCGCGCGGCTCGAACTGGAAAAGTCGCTCACCAATGCGCGGATTGGTCAGCAAGATGGTTGGGGCTTTGGTCAGTGCCTGAATCGCCCTCGCGGCGGCCGGCTTATTCACCGGAGCCAGGAATTCATACAACCGCACCAAGTCGGAAAGCGCCTTGCTGGTCCACCTCAACTCCATCAACGTGGTACCGGCAGCGGCTGGTCGGAGTCAAGACTGTCAGCCCACGCCTGCACGGCCTGGTGGTCGATGACGCTGCCGGCGTCCACGTCTGCCAGCGCCTCTTGGGTCAGGCGGTCGCGCTCCTCCTCCTGGGCTATCCAGGCGGAAAGCGCCTGTTTTATGATCCAGGCTCTTGAGCGTTCAAGCCGTGCAGCCATCTGATCGACCTTGTCGACCAGCTGAAGCGGCACATGTGCGGTCAGCACTTTAGTTGCTGCTTGTGTCATGTTGTACCTCCTTGTTCCATATGCTTTCCCAGGCCGAAACTTCTCGATCTCTCGTTATGGGTGGCCGGGAGATCTCCATTAGGCGCAATCCTTTCTGATACAGGATGATTTAAATTTCATCATAGTGATTAACAATGAATCGGTCAAGCTGAATGTCAGATTGAAGCATATCCTAACCGGATGTCAAAATAAGCCATTTGGAGACGTCAGAATAGAACCGAGTTCTGCATTTCTTGACGGATGTCGCGCAAAACTGAAAAGGATGGGCTTTGGGTAAAAAAACAGAAAAAGCTCCCAGGGCTGCATCTTCTATGCTGTAGCTGGTATTTGTGCCGATGCGCCGGTCAGGAAATGCAGAAATAGTTTGGCGAAAAAATTGGATCACTTTGTCAAATGTGAATTCTGCATGTTTCCTTTCAAGTAGGATGTGGTTTTCTTCTTGTTCTGGCAATCGCATGGCCCTGGCTCGCTTTTGGTAAAAGTGAATGAGTATTCACCCTCTTATATCCATTACAAGCTTCTATGTCCAGAACATTTTGAAATAATAAAGAAAATAAATACATCGAACTCTGATTGGAAAAAACGTCCGCGTGGGTAGCAAAAAGAGCCATTTCAAAATTACAATTGCTGGCGAATATCGCCGTGGATCATCCTCGGATCGACCATCATTCTTATGATTGTCGTCATCGTCTTCGCGGTCCAGAATGCAAGTCGTGAGCGGCGTTACATGAAGGAGCTGATGAGCGCCAAGGGCGCGGCACTGATCCGCGCCGTGGAAGCCGGTGCCCGTACCGGCATGACGGCCATGATGTGGGGTGGGAGGGAGATCCAACGGCTGCTCGAAGAGACCGGCAGGCTGCCCGATGTGCTC
This window harbors:
- the nadA gene encoding quinolinate synthase NadA, translated to MQTKIRKLLKENNAVLLAHNYEPPEIQALADMCGDSLELSIRAADTDADVIVFCGVHFMAETASILSPQKTVLLPRADAGCPMADMITPMALKARLAAIPAMPVVTYVNSSAAVKALSTICCTSANAIEVVQSLTEDELLMTPDRNLAQNTARHTDKTIHLWDGCCPIHDRLSVADVEAARKAHPEALFIAHPECRPEVVALADAALSTSGMMRFAAESEASEFIVGTEVGLLHPLAQKNPGKTFYPASETMICPDMKKITPRDILTCLENMSGQVRVPEEIRIPALAAVERMIALSR
- a CDS encoding YebC/PmpR family DNA-binding transcriptional regulator; protein product: MSGHNKWSSIKHRKGAQDAKRGKIFTKLIKEITVAARTGGGDIEANPRLRTAVAAAKAENMPKDNIERAIKKGTGELEGVSYEESSYEGYGPGGTAILVESLTDNKNRAVAEIRHIFNKYGGNMGENGCVAWMFDKKGYFNVDKADADEEKLMEVALDAGAEDVREDDDCFEVITAPEDFEAVQAALDSAGITYSDEEVTMLPQNMSPLSGNEAERMLKLMDAMEDCDDVQKVYTNADIPDDMVDNM
- a CDS encoding RlmE family RNA methyltransferase, whose product is MKRSSQKKQNPWADHYTRQAKRDHFAARSVYKLQEIQKKHRILNRGARVLDLGCAPGSWLQFTARVIGPEGRLVGIDLSPVTIALPDHVTVITGDVADLEGHLAGLALTRVDVVLSDMAPATTGNRHVDEARSVGLCEAALAIADNTLVTGGHFVCKIFQGNDFKTFTDAVKQRFQRQAAFRPKSTRKASREVFVIGLGKK
- the radA gene encoding DNA repair protein RadA, translating into MARKTAKSLFVCQFCGYESAKWLGRCTECGGWDTFAEEVRRPPAPGNKRMTDRGNRPVPIDAVEIVDEERLLTGIEEFDRVLGGGLVAGTLVLIGGDPGIGKSTLMLQALHGMAATGRKVLYVSGEESVRQLRLRSRRLEAQSPTLLVVSEIDIDAVMAMVESEQPDVLVVDSIQTMFSPEITSAPGSVSQVRESTMRLMLMAKRTGIPTFLVGHVTKEGAIAGPRLLEHMVDTVLYFEGDRNHIFRILRAVKNRFGSTNEIGVFEMKERGLCQVANPSAVFLSERPENAAGSVVTASMEGTRPILVELQALASSTSFGTPRRTILGLDANRVALLVAVMEKQLGMHLMGHDIFMNVAGGVKIVEPAVDMGIVSAVASSFLDRPIRKDTLVIGEVGLAGEVRAVGNLEIRVLEAKKMGFTRCVVPLGSLKRLRQPEGLDLEGVSTVAAAVELLF
- a CDS encoding lytic murein transglycosylase, producing MCDDQLLHANRRFSSRGLAILVVLIAGLFAGVLAADETEIFQTLKKRLVADGFESGRIDSIFASPDVAFEKGGVSAYFMHNESKLNYKQFTRPWSIASAKKYMNAHHYALAAAQRKYGVDQEVITAIILVETKLGTYTGNKSVINTLSTLSAMAEASPRQIIWENLPDDERRMSREEFEKKADQKAGWAYRELKAFLAYTEKEKMDPTVIKGSYAGAMGISQFMPSNIGPYGQDGDADGRVDLFVHADAISSIAAYLKNYGWKPGISQKEAFKVVYHYNHSKYYVNTILEIADKLKG
- a CDS encoding PLD nuclease N-terminal domain-containing protein, with the translated sequence MSTGMVVVLTGVVFFLLTCVAILDIARKDFGSIQMKALWGFLVAMVPFIGVIIYFLIGYKKGKRPVAEGPAD
- a CDS encoding type II toxin-antitoxin system RelE/ParE family toxin; this translates as MELRWTSKALSDLVRLYEFLAPVNKPAAARAIQALTKAPTILLTNPRIGERLFQFEPREVRRILVKNYEVRYEIQDSIIYVLRLWHTREDR
- a CDS encoding CopG family ribbon-helix-helix protein codes for the protein MTQAATKVLTAHVPLQLVDKVDQMAARLERSRAWIIKQALSAWIAQEEERDRLTQEALADVDAGSVIDHQAVQAWADSLDSDQPLPVPR